The following are encoded in a window of Panthera leo isolate Ple1 chromosome B2, P.leo_Ple1_pat1.1, whole genome shotgun sequence genomic DNA:
- the ANKRD66 gene encoding ankyrin repeat domain-containing protein 66 isoform X1, with amino-acid sequence MESTKMSDMTKLHQAVAVGDYSLVKKILKKGLCDPNYKDVDWNDRTPLHWAAIKGHVEVMQLLIEYGARPCLVTDVGWTPAHFAAESGHVNVLKILHALHAAIDAPDFFGDTPKRIAQIYGQTACVAFLEKAEPECQDHRRTARQKGLPLDQRDEDWDAKKRELELSLPSSNQKTNKKKIKKIRGPTRLSHPKERRM; translated from the exons ATGGAATCGACCAAAATGTCAGACATGACAAAGCTTCACCAAGCTGTGGCTGTTGGGGATTACAGTTTAGTgaaaaagattttgaagaaaGGTCTCTGTGACCCAAACTACAAGGATGTGGACTGGAATGACCGAACTCCACTTCACTGGGCTGCAATCAAAG GGCATGTGGAGGTGATGCAGCTCCTTATAGAATACGGAGCCAGGCCCTGCCTGGTGACTGATGTGGGCTGGACCCCAGCTCATTTTGCAGCTGAGTCAGGCCACGTGAATGTGCTCAAAATTCTCCATGCATTGCATGCGGCCATCGACGCCCCCGACTTCTTTGGAGACACGCCGAAGAGGATCGCACAGATCTATGGGCAGACCGCCTGTGTGGCGTTTCTGGAGAA GGCCGAGCCCGAGTGCCAGGACCATCGCCGCACTGCCAGGCAGAAGGGGCTGCCTCTGGACCAGAGGGACGAAGACTGGGATGCCAAGAAAAGGGAGCTGGAGCTGTCTCTTCCCTCCTCGAATCAAAAAACtaataagaaaaagattaaaaaaatccgaGGCCCCACCAGGCTGAGCCATCCCAAGGAGAGGAGAATGTGA
- the ANKRD66 gene encoding ankyrin repeat domain-containing protein 66 isoform X2: MESTKMSDMTKLHQAVAVGDYSLVKKILKKGLCDPNYKDVDWNDRTPLHWAAIKGHVEVMQLLIEYGARPCLVTDVGWTPAHFAAESGHVNVLKILHALHAAIDAPDFFGDTPKRIAQIYGQTACVAFLEKAEPECQDHRRTARQKGLPLDQRDEDWDAKKRELELSLPSSNQKTK, encoded by the exons ATGGAATCGACCAAAATGTCAGACATGACAAAGCTTCACCAAGCTGTGGCTGTTGGGGATTACAGTTTAGTgaaaaagattttgaagaaaGGTCTCTGTGACCCAAACTACAAGGATGTGGACTGGAATGACCGAACTCCACTTCACTGGGCTGCAATCAAAG GGCATGTGGAGGTGATGCAGCTCCTTATAGAATACGGAGCCAGGCCCTGCCTGGTGACTGATGTGGGCTGGACCCCAGCTCATTTTGCAGCTGAGTCAGGCCACGTGAATGTGCTCAAAATTCTCCATGCATTGCATGCGGCCATCGACGCCCCCGACTTCTTTGGAGACACGCCGAAGAGGATCGCACAGATCTATGGGCAGACCGCCTGTGTGGCGTTTCTGGAGAA GGCCGAGCCCGAGTGCCAGGACCATCGCCGCACTGCCAGGCAGAAGGGGCTGCCTCTGGACCAGAGGGACGAAGACTGGGATGCCAAGAAAAGGGAGCTGGAGCTGTCTCTTCCCTCCTCGAATCAAAAAACta aGTAG